A stretch of the Marivirga tractuosa DSM 4126 genome encodes the following:
- the mutS gene encoding DNA mismatch repair protein MutS: MAKTQEAKETPLMKQYNQIKSKYPGALLLFRVGDFYETFGEDAVKASKVLNIILTKRANGSASHIELAGFPHHAMDNYLPKLVRAGHRVAICDQLEDPKSVKGIVKRGVTELVTPGVSFDDNVLETGRNNYLASIHFSKNTLGVAFLDISTGEFMTASGNASYIDKLLQGFQPSEIIYSKSAREHFSHKFSDDYNVHHLEDWIYAFDFAYEKLTKQFKTNSLKGFGIENLEEGIIAAGAILHYLEETEHKKIEHIASISRIEEEKYVWMDKFTIRNLELVYPQQEGGIPLIQILDKTLTPMGSRQIKKWMVLPVKDKAVIEERLQIVEAFHSNQDLTEQLSASLKSMGDVERLISKVAVGRVNPRELNQLKKALGLMVPLKKALEESEEQALKKLSNQINLCEYLYELIDSQLMEDAPLHTNQGNLIREGVDPELDDLKKIAFSGKDYLLQLQKREMEKTGITSLKVAYNKVFGYYLEVTNSHKDKVPQEWIRKQTLVNAERYITEELKEYEEKILGAEDKMVVIEQRIFQSLLQNAMDFVSPIQQNAKIIAQVDCLLSFAEIARANDYVKPQISETTALDIKLGRHPVIEQQLPHGEEYIPNDVFLDNESQQIMIITGPNMAGKSALLRQTALIVLMAQMGCYVPAKSAEIGLVDKVFTRVGASDNLSKGESTFMVEMTETASILNNLSDRSLVLMDEIGRGTSTYDGVSIAWSIVEFLHNHPKSKAKTLFATHYHELNQLAHDFPRIKNYNVSVKEIDGEIIFLRKLKKGGSEHSFGIHVAHLAGMPNPVVLRANEIMHHLEKDKIRDKANRKMHEVPKNNYQLNMFEADPVLSEIKDLLDKLDINSMSPVEALLKLNELKSKLN, from the coding sequence ATGGCGAAGACTCAAGAAGCAAAGGAAACTCCTTTAATGAAGCAGTATAATCAGATAAAGTCCAAATATCCTGGAGCTTTATTATTATTCCGTGTCGGTGATTTCTATGAGACTTTTGGGGAAGATGCCGTTAAGGCCAGCAAAGTCCTGAATATTATTTTGACCAAAAGGGCAAATGGTTCCGCTTCTCATATTGAGTTGGCAGGCTTTCCCCATCATGCCATGGATAATTACTTGCCAAAATTGGTAAGAGCAGGACATAGAGTCGCCATTTGCGACCAGCTGGAAGACCCAAAATCCGTAAAAGGAATTGTCAAAAGAGGGGTTACAGAATTAGTAACGCCAGGTGTTAGTTTTGATGATAATGTGTTGGAAACAGGTAGAAACAATTATTTGGCTTCTATTCATTTTTCTAAAAACACATTAGGAGTTGCTTTCCTAGATATTTCCACTGGTGAGTTCATGACTGCTTCTGGAAATGCCTCTTATATCGATAAATTACTGCAGGGATTTCAACCTTCGGAAATTATCTATTCCAAATCAGCTAGAGAGCATTTCTCGCATAAGTTTTCAGATGACTATAATGTACATCATTTAGAAGACTGGATTTATGCTTTCGATTTTGCCTACGAAAAACTAACCAAGCAATTTAAAACCAACTCTTTAAAAGGCTTTGGTATTGAAAATTTGGAGGAAGGAATCATTGCTGCGGGTGCCATTCTACATTATTTGGAAGAAACCGAGCATAAAAAAATTGAGCATATTGCCTCCATCTCCAGAATTGAAGAGGAAAAATATGTTTGGATGGATAAATTCACCATCCGAAACTTAGAATTAGTTTACCCCCAACAAGAAGGAGGAATTCCGCTCATTCAGATTCTTGATAAAACCCTAACGCCTATGGGTTCGCGCCAAATCAAAAAGTGGATGGTGTTACCTGTGAAGGACAAAGCGGTCATTGAAGAGCGTCTGCAAATTGTTGAAGCTTTTCACAGTAATCAAGATTTAACGGAACAGTTGAGCGCTTCCTTAAAATCTATGGGAGATGTGGAAAGGTTGATTTCCAAAGTAGCGGTAGGCAGAGTGAACCCGAGAGAGCTGAATCAGTTGAAAAAAGCTTTGGGCTTAATGGTTCCTTTGAAAAAAGCATTGGAAGAATCCGAGGAGCAGGCCTTGAAAAAACTTTCCAATCAGATCAATCTTTGTGAGTATTTATATGAATTGATTGATAGTCAGTTGATGGAGGATGCTCCTTTGCACACCAATCAAGGAAACTTGATAAGGGAAGGAGTAGATCCTGAGTTGGATGACTTGAAAAAAATAGCTTTTTCAGGGAAAGATTATTTGCTTCAATTGCAAAAACGAGAAATGGAGAAAACGGGCATTACTTCATTGAAAGTGGCCTACAATAAAGTCTTTGGTTACTATTTGGAGGTGACCAATTCTCATAAAGATAAAGTGCCGCAAGAATGGATTCGAAAACAAACTTTGGTGAATGCAGAAAGATATATCACCGAAGAGCTAAAAGAATATGAAGAAAAGATATTAGGGGCAGAAGATAAGATGGTGGTGATTGAGCAGAGAATTTTTCAATCGCTCTTGCAAAATGCGATGGATTTTGTGAGCCCTATTCAGCAGAATGCCAAAATCATAGCACAAGTAGATTGCTTACTGAGCTTTGCAGAAATTGCTCGTGCTAATGATTATGTAAAACCTCAAATTTCTGAAACCACTGCTTTAGATATTAAATTAGGTCGACATCCAGTAATTGAACAACAACTGCCACACGGAGAAGAATACATTCCCAATGATGTATTTTTAGATAATGAAAGCCAACAAATCATGATCATTACGGGTCCAAACATGGCAGGTAAATCGGCATTGCTGAGGCAAACGGCATTGATTGTGTTGATGGCACAAATGGGCTGTTATGTGCCAGCTAAATCTGCTGAAATTGGTCTGGTAGATAAAGTATTTACCAGAGTGGGCGCATCTGATAATCTCTCTAAAGGAGAATCAACCTTTATGGTGGAGATGACGGAAACCGCTAGTATTTTGAATAATCTTTCTGACAGAAGCTTGGTGTTAATGGATGAAATCGGTCGTGGAACCAGTACTTACGATGGCGTTTCCATAGCCTGGAGTATAGTGGAGTTTTTGCATAACCATCCGAAGTCAAAAGCAAAAACACTTTTTGCCACCCATTACCATGAATTGAATCAGCTAGCACACGATTTTCCGAGAATCAAGAATTATAATGTTTCAGTGAAAGAAATAGATGGTGAAATCATCTTTCTTCGAAAGTTGAAAAAAGGAGGAAGTGAGCATAGTTTCGGTATACATGTGGCACATTTAGCCGGGATGCCAAATCCTGTGGTGCTGAGAGCCAATGAAATTATGCACCATTTGGAAAAAGATAAAATCAGGGACAAGGCCAACCGAAAAATGCATGAAGTTCCTAAAAATAATTATCAACTCAATATGTTCGAGGCGGATCCAGTTTTATCAGAAATTAAAGATTTATTAGATAAGCTAGATATTAATTCCATGTCACCAGTGGAAGCCTTATTGAAATTAAATGAGTTAAAAAGTAAGTTGAATTAA
- a CDS encoding transporter: MKKVYLLFLLFLPFLSQGQYSESIATARPGAANGAGTVGKGILQFQTGIQFDNLSDTSGWYVNNISEHLVVRFGIRERFEISAVMNHINSTEYLSASEESLVRQGLNTSLLRARTKINDNMALQVGIETRLRGKDYQIKYIAPRFRLMYNTNLGKNSSLTTNLGGVWNGNDSKPRGFYVFSYSLSLTNKLSLIAESYGDFIKSGINNYFDIGLGYNINKDMLIDLNGGWGENYPYKSYFITAGISYRMITKFRPEDMK, translated from the coding sequence ATGAAAAAAGTATATCTTCTCTTCTTGCTGTTTCTGCCCTTTCTGAGTCAAGGTCAATATAGCGAAAGCATTGCAACAGCAAGACCGGGTGCTGCCAATGGTGCTGGAACTGTTGGAAAAGGAATTCTGCAATTTCAGACAGGCATTCAATTTGATAATTTGTCTGACACATCCGGTTGGTATGTTAACAACATATCGGAACATCTAGTGGTTCGTTTTGGAATCCGTGAGCGTTTTGAAATTAGCGCAGTTATGAATCACATCAATTCCACAGAATACCTTAGTGCAAGTGAAGAATCACTAGTTCGACAGGGTTTAAACACCAGTCTACTTAGAGCAAGAACAAAAATCAATGATAACATGGCACTTCAAGTCGGCATTGAAACTCGATTGAGAGGAAAAGACTATCAAATCAAGTACATAGCGCCAAGGTTTCGTTTAATGTATAATACTAACTTAGGGAAGAACTCGAGTCTAACAACCAATTTGGGTGGCGTTTGGAACGGTAATGATAGTAAGCCTAGAGGTTTCTATGTGTTTAGTTATTCCTTGTCCTTGACTAATAAGTTATCACTGATTGCAGAGAGCTACGGGGATTTTATCAAATCTGGAATCAACAATTATTTTGATATTGGTTTGGGTTATAATATTAACAAGGACATGTTAATTGATCTAAATGGTGGATGGGGTGAAAACTATCCGTATAAAAGCTATTTTATCACAGCAGGGATTTCCTATAGAATGATCACTAAGTTTAGACCAGAGGACATGAAATAG
- a CDS encoding formate--tetrahydrofolate ligase produces the protein MTDLEIANKSKLKPIQEIAHKLGIVADDLEMYGKYKAKLPLNIIDESKIDQSNLILVSAISPTPGGEGKTTMSIGLSEGLNQLGKKTTVVLREPSLGPVFGMKGGATGGGNAQVLPMEDINLHFTGDFSAIEKANNLLSAIIDNNLQSKTNSLGIDPRTIAWKRVMDLNDRALRNIVVGLGGTTNGIPRETGFDITAASEIMAILCLSSDLIDLKKRLGLIFVGYTFDKKPIYARDLKAEGAMTALLKDAIKPNLVQTIEGNPAIIHGGPFANIAQGTNTVIATKMGMSLSEYTVTEAGFGFDLGGEKFLDIKCQSANLKPKVVVLTTTIRALKYHGGAELSALKEPNVAQLKNGFPNLEKHIENVQKFGITPIIAINKFNTDSEEEIEAVLEFARLKNIQAAVADVWANGGKGALDLAQLVIDSVNAELSDFKPLYDWNSPVLDKISKIAQEIYGATRVEYAAKAMTDLRRIENLGLSNLPICMAKTEKSLSDNQKLLGRPKDFVITVREIEIAAGAGFIIPITGTIMRMPGLPAHPASEQIDVNEEGKITGLF, from the coding sequence ATGACAGATTTAGAAATAGCCAACAAAAGCAAATTAAAGCCTATACAAGAAATTGCCCATAAATTAGGAATTGTAGCTGACGATCTTGAAATGTATGGTAAGTACAAAGCCAAACTCCCACTCAATATAATTGATGAAAGTAAGATTGACCAAAGCAATTTGATTCTAGTTTCAGCTATTTCCCCCACACCTGGAGGTGAAGGCAAAACAACCATGTCAATCGGTCTTTCAGAAGGCTTAAATCAGTTGGGAAAGAAGACCACAGTGGTTTTACGAGAGCCATCACTCGGTCCTGTTTTTGGAATGAAAGGAGGCGCAACTGGTGGAGGCAATGCGCAGGTTCTTCCAATGGAAGATATCAACTTGCACTTTACGGGGGACTTTTCCGCAATCGAAAAAGCAAATAATTTACTATCGGCCATCATTGACAACAACCTTCAAAGCAAAACCAATTCATTGGGAATTGATCCACGGACAATTGCATGGAAACGTGTTATGGATCTGAATGATCGAGCATTACGAAATATAGTCGTAGGATTAGGTGGGACAACTAATGGAATTCCACGAGAAACGGGTTTCGATATTACGGCAGCTTCAGAAATCATGGCGATTCTTTGTCTTTCTTCTGATTTAATAGATTTAAAAAAACGACTAGGACTTATTTTTGTAGGCTATACTTTTGATAAAAAACCTATTTATGCACGTGATTTAAAAGCAGAAGGTGCTATGACGGCTTTGCTTAAAGATGCCATCAAACCCAATCTCGTTCAAACCATAGAAGGAAATCCAGCCATTATTCATGGAGGTCCTTTTGCCAATATTGCACAAGGAACCAATACGGTGATTGCCACCAAAATGGGCATGTCCTTATCAGAATATACTGTAACTGAAGCAGGTTTTGGGTTTGATTTGGGCGGTGAAAAATTCTTAGATATAAAATGTCAAAGTGCTAACTTAAAACCAAAGGTGGTGGTGCTGACTACCACAATTCGTGCACTGAAATATCATGGTGGAGCAGAATTGTCAGCCCTTAAAGAGCCGAATGTAGCACAATTAAAAAATGGATTTCCAAATCTAGAAAAGCATATTGAAAATGTGCAGAAATTTGGAATCACGCCAATCATTGCGATTAATAAATTCAATACAGATTCAGAAGAAGAAATTGAAGCTGTTTTAGAGTTTGCTCGATTAAAAAATATTCAAGCTGCTGTTGCAGATGTTTGGGCAAATGGAGGAAAAGGAGCCTTAGATTTGGCCCAATTAGTAATTGATTCAGTTAATGCAGAGCTTTCAGACTTCAAACCATTATACGATTGGAACAGCCCGGTTTTGGATAAAATAAGCAAAATAGCTCAAGAAATATATGGAGCTACAAGAGTTGAATATGCAGCCAAAGCAATGACAGATTTACGAAGAATTGAAAACTTAGGATTGAGCAATCTTCCGATTTGCATGGCTAAAACCGAAAAATCGCTATCCGATAATCAAAAGCTATTAGGAAGACCAAAAGATTTTGTCATCACAGTAAGAGAAATAGAAATTGCAGCCGGTGCAGGTTTTATTATCCCGATAACTGGCACCATTATGCGAATGCCGGGCTTACCAGCGCATCCAGCATCAGAACAAATTGATGTGAATGAAGAAGGAAAGATTACAGGGCTTTTTTAA
- a CDS encoding PAS domain-containing protein — MEKVINIQQAQKAKKDPIDYLSDNVVLLSLNENFDVLSANETFLKVTGIKRDDLDQLNFFQHLCDELPDYIQDELSYLLRQQKSWNGNFAFPNTEGNASWFHTNIIPSRDENGSYIGFNLLATVGKSQQSMITEKETTESWMKAIFNDADEGNILIGLDGDVIEFNATAYEFLSWYTHKELRLNESMSHYFGGSFSNTFKALFQKTKNGQKQKFCRTFKNLSGYEKVVDMELKPVSDSTGTIMGVILNSTDITEEVNLERRIRVSEKKLDDIAFINAHEVRAPLASILGLLNLLDFESVDESGKLILNHLKKSANDLEKIIHKVSESTYLTNSDSNKSA, encoded by the coding sequence ATGGAAAAAGTTATAAACATTCAACAGGCACAAAAGGCAAAAAAAGATCCGATCGACTACTTGTCTGATAATGTTGTGCTTTTATCTCTTAATGAAAACTTTGATGTGCTTTCTGCCAATGAAACATTTCTTAAAGTAACAGGAATTAAAAGAGACGATTTAGATCAATTAAATTTCTTCCAACATCTATGTGATGAGCTGCCAGACTATATTCAAGATGAATTAAGTTATCTATTAAGACAACAAAAGTCATGGAATGGCAACTTTGCCTTTCCCAACACTGAAGGAAATGCTTCTTGGTTTCATACTAATATTATTCCTTCCAGAGATGAGAATGGTAGCTATATTGGATTTAATCTGCTTGCAACGGTTGGTAAATCGCAGCAAAGCATGATAACAGAAAAAGAAACTACCGAAAGCTGGATGAAGGCAATATTTAATGATGCTGATGAAGGTAATATTTTAATTGGCCTAGATGGAGATGTGATTGAATTCAATGCAACAGCTTATGAATTTTTGTCTTGGTACACACATAAAGAACTAAGACTTAATGAAAGCATGTCTCATTATTTTGGGGGAAGTTTTTCCAATACGTTTAAAGCGCTTTTTCAAAAAACTAAGAATGGACAGAAACAAAAATTTTGTAGAACCTTTAAAAATCTTAGCGGATACGAAAAAGTAGTTGATATGGAGCTGAAACCTGTATCAGATTCCACTGGAACGATAATGGGGGTGATCTTAAATTCGACAGATATTACAGAGGAAGTAAATCTAGAAAGAAGGATCAGAGTTTCAGAGAAAAAATTGGATGATATTGCATTCATTAATGCCCATGAAGTAAGGGCTCCGCTAGCATCGATTTTAGGTTTGTTGAATTTACTTGATTTTGAATCAGTGGATGAAAGTGGAAAATTAATCTTAAACCATCTAAAAAAGTCCGCAAACGATTTAGAGAAAATTATCCATAAGGTTTCAGAAAGCACATATTTGACTAACTCTGATTCTAATAAATCAGCATAA
- a CDS encoding RNA methyltransferase — protein MRKLANEELNRLEVDEFKKVKKNPIVLVLDNVRSMNNVGSAFRTGDAFLIEKIYLCGITAQPPHREINKTALGATETVEWEHFENTLDAVAKLKQDGYKIMSVEQAENSLSLEKFAPKADEKYAFIFGNEVYGVEQEVVDQSDHCLEIPQFGTKHSLNISVSIGVVLWHSVLGSLAPKSPL, from the coding sequence ATGAGGAAATTAGCCAATGAAGAATTAAATCGATTGGAAGTTGATGAATTCAAGAAGGTCAAGAAAAACCCAATCGTTTTGGTGCTCGATAACGTCAGAAGCATGAATAATGTGGGTTCTGCATTCAGAACAGGCGATGCGTTTTTAATTGAAAAGATTTATTTGTGCGGTATTACTGCTCAGCCTCCTCATAGGGAAATCAACAAAACGGCTTTGGGGGCAACGGAAACTGTTGAATGGGAGCATTTTGAAAACACTTTAGATGCCGTTGCTAAGCTAAAACAAGATGGATATAAAATCATGAGTGTAGAGCAAGCAGAAAATAGTTTAAGTCTGGAAAAATTTGCGCCCAAGGCTGATGAAAAATATGCTTTTATATTTGGCAATGAAGTCTACGGAGTTGAACAAGAAGTAGTGGATCAAAGTGATCATTGTTTAGAAATCCCTCAGTTTGGCACTAAGCATTCTTTGAATATTTCGGTGAGTATAGGCGTGGTGCTTTGGCATTCAGTTTTAGGCTCCCTAGCCCCCAAAAGCCCCCTGTAA
- a CDS encoding acyl-CoA desaturase has product MAVAVKENLKIRKKGTWKKEISFAIVHLLPLGAIWTGATWFDWTVCAFLYVWRMFWVTGGYHRYFAHRSYNTSRWFQFLIAFFAQTSAQKGALWWASHHRHHHRNSDTLKDPHSMLHFGFWYSHVGWIIGSDFKKTDFKVISDYSKYPELRWLNKNYLVPPVILALTVMALGGLVNGGTILAMFTTAGFSTLFIGFFLSTIILYHATFSINSIMHKFGNQRYETGDESRNSVWLALLTLGEGWHNNHHYYETSARQGFFWWEVDLTYYGLKFMSMLGLIWDLKPVPKHIKKSRNKQEAKELKEQFKKQVA; this is encoded by the coding sequence ATGGCAGTTGCAGTAAAAGAAAACCTAAAGATTCGAAAAAAAGGGACCTGGAAAAAAGAAATTAGTTTTGCTATCGTACATTTATTGCCCTTAGGCGCAATTTGGACTGGTGCTACTTGGTTCGATTGGACAGTCTGTGCTTTCCTCTATGTTTGGAGAATGTTTTGGGTTACGGGTGGTTACCACCGATATTTCGCCCACAGAAGCTACAATACTTCTCGTTGGTTCCAGTTTTTGATAGCTTTTTTTGCGCAAACATCAGCACAAAAAGGTGCTTTATGGTGGGCTTCTCATCATCGTCACCATCACAGAAACAGTGACACCTTAAAAGATCCACATAGCATGTTGCATTTTGGATTTTGGTATTCTCACGTTGGCTGGATTATTGGTTCTGATTTTAAAAAAACTGATTTTAAAGTAATCTCTGATTATAGTAAGTATCCAGAATTAAGATGGTTGAATAAAAATTATTTAGTTCCACCCGTTATTCTGGCATTAACCGTTATGGCACTAGGAGGTTTGGTAAATGGTGGTACTATTCTAGCCATGTTTACAACTGCAGGATTCTCAACGCTATTCATTGGCTTCTTTTTAAGTACAATCATTTTGTATCATGCCACTTTTTCCATTAACAGTATCATGCACAAATTTGGTAACCAGCGATATGAAACTGGAGATGAATCCAGAAATAGTGTCTGGTTAGCTTTATTAACTTTAGGCGAAGGTTGGCACAATAATCACCACTATTATGAAACATCAGCCAGACAGGGGTTCTTTTGGTGGGAAGTAGATCTAACGTATTACGGATTAAAGTTTATGTCAATGCTAGGCTTGATTTGGGATCTTAAGCCAGTGCCGAAACACATTAAAAAGTCACGGAATAAACAGGAAGCAAAAGAGCTGAAAGAGCAATTTAAAAAACAAGTAGCATAA
- a CDS encoding toxin-antitoxin system YwqK family antitoxin, whose product MCVDEVTASHYNGELSQDQLKNQIAALGFRYIENGQIKYHQDLIVYDCNTGHVKFTAVFDENKLVKEFILYEAKDVPAKTIFFTKSNTSDHVDLTFNYQGQEIPAYPIGKTKVFKDGHLVQSILFNENGEPPVVSNYDQNKLKTSEGPGSVSGDIQKEWEIIKSGEWKYFEGSNLTSISVYDQNGNKKAENLYSNGALIKENKFIANKASETTVFFTDGTIKETGTRQNDRKIGTWKYFNSKGQLKSTVTYRNGVEHLKSVYESQGNLVKHLELKTDQEELPKSMQALDMIYKTTTFYPDSTVQSLGYTHKNNQIGVFEYYNSNGELSEIKEYNLEGDEINSLEADTYVTMKEKERAIFRELLLAKTTHPLNLSIESKIQPLADSLQLDFDSLMMNYNYTKEYQQQYSKLSEQTAYFGNLSNKIVWYDSLLASTVDFANEVWSYSHDLHETELFLHKELANLKLNQKIDWLRENYTRSKKTLFGKKLIVVNKQDEIYNVIINEIHPIIKEEITYSNNKYQAVALSEEFVYLVNKAASIIAQPDKQFQESLKQTKSIQDKKQLFLSIK is encoded by the coding sequence ATGTGCGTTGACGAAGTAACTGCGTCACATTACAATGGTGAATTATCGCAGGATCAACTAAAAAATCAAATTGCAGCTCTTGGTTTCAGATACATTGAAAATGGTCAAATTAAATATCACCAAGACTTAATTGTTTATGATTGCAATACCGGACATGTAAAGTTTACAGCTGTTTTCGATGAAAATAAATTAGTAAAGGAATTTATCTTATATGAGGCAAAAGACGTTCCCGCCAAAACAATCTTTTTTACTAAAAGCAACACTTCGGATCATGTAGACTTGACCTTCAACTATCAAGGACAAGAAATTCCTGCATATCCAATTGGCAAAACAAAGGTTTTCAAAGACGGTCATTTGGTACAATCAATTCTCTTTAATGAGAATGGGGAACCTCCAGTGGTAAGCAATTATGATCAAAACAAATTGAAAACTTCAGAAGGTCCAGGATCAGTTTCGGGGGATATTCAAAAAGAGTGGGAAATCATCAAAAGCGGCGAATGGAAATATTTTGAAGGAAGTAACCTAACCTCAATATCAGTTTATGATCAGAATGGAAATAAAAAAGCAGAAAATCTCTACAGCAATGGAGCATTGATTAAAGAAAATAAATTTATCGCCAATAAGGCTTCTGAAACTACTGTCTTTTTTACCGATGGTACGATCAAAGAAACAGGTACTCGGCAGAATGATAGAAAAATAGGAACATGGAAATATTTTAATTCAAAAGGACAACTGAAGTCTACCGTGACCTATCGCAATGGAGTAGAGCATTTGAAATCGGTTTATGAAAGTCAAGGCAATCTTGTAAAACACTTAGAATTAAAAACAGATCAGGAAGAGTTGCCTAAATCAATGCAAGCATTAGATATGATTTACAAAACCACTACTTTTTACCCCGATTCGACAGTACAATCTTTGGGCTATACTCATAAAAACAATCAAATTGGTGTGTTCGAATACTATAATTCAAATGGTGAACTAAGTGAAATCAAAGAATATAATTTAGAGGGCGATGAAATCAATAGCTTAGAGGCTGACACCTACGTAACAATGAAGGAAAAAGAACGCGCAATTTTCCGTGAACTTCTGCTTGCTAAAACGACTCACCCACTTAACCTTTCAATTGAAAGTAAAATCCAACCACTAGCAGACTCTTTGCAATTAGATTTTGACAGTTTAATGATGAATTATAATTATACGAAAGAATACCAACAACAATATTCAAAATTATCAGAGCAAACTGCCTACTTTGGGAACTTATCAAACAAGATTGTTTGGTATGATTCTTTGTTAGCTTCCACTGTGGACTTTGCAAATGAAGTGTGGTCATATTCCCATGATTTACATGAAACAGAACTATTCCTACATAAGGAATTGGCTAATTTAAAGTTAAACCAAAAGATAGATTGGCTTAGAGAAAACTATACCAGATCGAAAAAGACGCTGTTTGGCAAAAAGTTGATTGTAGTAAATAAACAAGACGAGATTTACAATGTAATCATAAATGAGATACATCCAATTATTAAGGAAGAAATCACCTATTCCAACAATAAATATCAAGCAGTAGCCTTATCAGAAGAATTTGTATATTTGGTAAATAAAGCTGCTTCCATAATTGCCCAGCCCGATAAACAATTTCAGGAATCATTGAAGCAAACAAAATCTATACAAGATAAAAAACAATTGTTTCTATCGATAAAATGA
- a CDS encoding NAD(P)H-quinone oxidoreductase gives MQAIIIKNPGGPEVLQLKERESPKPQPSEVLIEVKAAGINRPDVFQRMGGYPAPAGAPDDIPGLEVAGIIKEVGKDVMQWNVGEKVCALVAGGGYASQVTAPAVQCLPIPQGLSFVEGASLPETFFTVWSNVFDRGNFQKGESFLVHGGTSGIGVTAIQMVKSMGGKVFTTAGTQEKCDVAINLGADLAINYKVQDFEKYLKEKKEEVDVILDMVGGDYTAKNINILNPEGRLVIINAMKNAESTINMKKVMVKRLTITGSTLRARSPEFKGAIAEKLKKNIWPKIEIGEIKPVIYRTFPLAEASKAHELMESSEHIGKIVLEI, from the coding sequence ATGCAAGCAATCATAATCAAAAACCCAGGAGGCCCCGAGGTTCTTCAATTAAAAGAAAGGGAGAGCCCAAAGCCCCAACCCAGTGAAGTTCTGATAGAAGTGAAAGCAGCTGGAATTAATAGACCTGATGTTTTCCAAAGAATGGGTGGATATCCGGCTCCGGCAGGTGCACCAGATGATATTCCTGGCTTGGAAGTGGCAGGAATTATAAAGGAAGTTGGAAAGGATGTAATGCAATGGAATGTTGGCGAAAAAGTTTGTGCCTTGGTAGCGGGCGGAGGCTATGCTTCACAAGTTACGGCTCCAGCAGTGCAATGCCTGCCTATTCCGCAAGGACTCAGTTTTGTAGAAGGAGCTTCCCTTCCAGAAACTTTTTTCACGGTTTGGTCTAATGTGTTTGATAGAGGAAATTTTCAAAAAGGAGAAAGCTTTTTAGTGCATGGAGGAACATCAGGTATAGGCGTAACGGCCATTCAAATGGTGAAAAGCATGGGCGGAAAAGTTTTTACCACCGCAGGAACTCAAGAAAAATGTGATGTTGCAATAAACCTAGGCGCTGATCTTGCCATCAATTATAAGGTGCAGGATTTCGAAAAATATCTAAAAGAAAAAAAAGAGGAGGTAGATGTGATTTTGGATATGGTGGGCGGGGATTATACAGCAAAAAACATTAATATCTTAAATCCTGAAGGCAGACTAGTGATAATCAATGCCATGAAAAATGCAGAGTCCACCATCAATATGAAAAAAGTGATGGTAAAAAGACTTACCATTACAGGTTCCACTTTAAGAGCTCGCTCTCCTGAGTTTAAGGGAGCCATTGCAGAAAAACTCAAAAAGAATATTTGGCCTAAAATTGAAATAGGCGAAATCAAGCCTGTTATTTATAGAACCTTCCCTTTAGCAGAAGCTTCCAAGGCTCATGAGCTTATGGAAAGCAGTGAGCATATTGGGAAGATTGTTTTAGAAATATAA